The following DNA comes from Oreochromis niloticus isolate F11D_XX linkage group LG23, O_niloticus_UMD_NMBU, whole genome shotgun sequence.
cctatcccagctgtcttagggcgagaggctcACACAGATTTTGAGGCACAAAATCTTTGCAACACCTGTGAAGAGTGAAACATGGTAAACTGTTCTTTCTGCCTGATACTTTACCACaactgaatttaaaagaaacagacaTAAAACCATTTAAAAGACTGTAAGTGGCCTAGCTAAGCTTGTTTCCACATATTTAACTGTGGCAGTTTAAACTACACCAACGGAACCCCCTCGGGGACAATTTTGTGTGCGGAAGCGAAAAGTTCAAACATGTAATCAGCAGTTCCTGGTACAAGTTAAAAGCAGTCGGGTCGTCACTGTGAGCATGTCATCGGTGTGACGTAGAGTCTGTGAATTCACATGCTGTGTATGAAGAAAGCTTTGTTCTGCTGAGCGCGGCTGTGGAAAAGTTTGGTTTGcagacattttcatttgttCATTTGAGTGAGCAGCGTTACATGTTGGGACAGGAGCCTGCCAGGAGCGCGAGGCGGAACGGTCCCAAACCATGGCCCGTGGTCGCGCTGTCGGTGCTGGGCTCGGCCGGAGCAGTGGCCGCGGTCGGGTTTCTCTGCGCCCTTATCTACCCCATACTCAAAGGTAAGCGCGCGGCCCTGTACCTCACGCGCAAATCAGGATCAGATCAGTGGGATCAGAAAAGGAAAAGACTGTTTTTACTGTAGGATGATCGGTCAATCCAAAGGGATATTTATAATATAGTCATCACCAGCAAATGCTTTTGTACGAAGTGTTAAATACATTTGTTCAATAATTTTTCATTATTACacataataatgaataaatgcACATCTGTGGatgatttctttgcatgtgtgcacTGGATGGGTTGTTGCCGACAGctggtgagaatttcatgtcaGTAACACCTTATAACATCTtaagaaatatatttacttagaaAACTGCTGACATGTCAAATATGTATTATATCATTGTAATATAttaaatcatatatatatatatatatatatatatatatatatatatataaatatatgtatgaaGAGgtcgctaggaaagctgcaaccaccaagtacctgcagtgcgtcaggcaagtcctgaggatcCTCAGCAACTTCAGGCTGTATGTGAAGCAGAAAGGAGGAGGccagggactggtgagtgtcagtacCACTTTCCAGGATGAAACAAACTTCcatgagtacatcaggaagatgtcCACAACCAactgtgtgctcagtgaatacctcatgcagcagaaacccaagaaagaggaggaaccatcatggtaGGACCAGCAgacagaggaggtggctgacatccagaatcCTACCAGttgctggacaaagctggactgaaagacagcacagaggcactaatcatggcagcacaggaacaagctctgagtacaagatccatagaggctggggtctatcacaccaggcaagaccccaggtgcaggctgtgtaaagatgcccctgagacaatctagcacataacagcagggagcaagatgctagcaggcagggcatacatggaacgccataaccaagtggccggcatagtgtacaggaacatctgtaccgagtatggcctggaagtcctgaggtcaaaatgggagacgcccccaagggtggtggagaatgaccgagctaagatcctgtgggacttccagatacagacagacaaaaatggtggtggctaaccaaccggacatagtggtggtagacaaacagaagaagacagccgtagtgatagatgtaggggttttgaatgacagcaacatcaggaagaagcagaagtaccaagggctcagagaagagcttgagaTTGTGTGGAGgttgaaggtaacagtggtccccgtggtaatcggagcactgggtgcagtgactcccaagctaggcgagtgggtccagcagatcccgggaacaacatcagagatctctgtccagaagagcgcagtcctgggaagagctaagatactgcacaggaccctcaagctcccaggcctctggtagaggacccgagcttgaaggatagaccgccTGCAGGGGCGAGTGGggaatttttatatttatataatatatatatatatgtacatatgctTGTCTGGCACAGGACCAGATAAGATCTAGCTTTTTAACAAATGTTGGTCAGCATAAGTGACTTTTGATTGTTTCAGAGCTGCGGGCAGAGAGGGTGACAGGAGAGGATGGCACTGAAGAGAAGATGCTCGGTAAGTATAAGCTCTGTATTTACTGCTCCGTCCAGGTACTTGTGTTCACCATCATGCTCGGTTTACACTTTCTTTGGTTACATGTGCATCACATATACTGAGAGAAAGCTCTAATACCATGTTTCAACATTTCTGAAAAGTACTGTACAAAGTAACTGGTGTAAATATCTGAGGGCTGCAGCCAACAGTTAGGTTTCATTACTTATTATTCTGCAAAATCCTAGAAACTAATCTTTATTAAAGTAACAAAAGAGATCCACATATTCAACAACTTTGCCATAGACATGTTTATTTAGACTGTGGGTCACCTGCTGTCCAAGAGTTCTGGGTTTTTTGTATATActgttttttattgtaacaccaaaacaaaaactaatcaTGTTTTATCAGTACGGAGAAGAGTGGAAGCAGTCAAACACAGTGTGACAAGGATGATGTTCTGGCTTTCAACATCACAATAAGCGGCCAGAAAAGCCAAGTTGCTACAACAGTGGTTTCTCTCTTATTGTGTAAAACAAGGGAAGAGATCCAGGCTGTAGAAACTGTAAATCCTGATCCTGCACTGTGTGTAATCAGGTTTCTGGAGTATCCTGGTCCTGTCAGTATTAGTAGGATGCATCTGCTGTGGGTTCTCGTGGATGCTCACCTACCTTGACTCATTCCAGCCTGGTATGGAATTCCCAACACTGCGGACAGTGGCCCACTTCAGGTAACACACTTGGATACGCTTTGTATGAGTATATAAATCAGGTATTCTCCCTTATAATGCTGATTTCTTacacatgtgtgttttttttcttaaacttcTGTTCTTCAGATCAAacaaatttgaatattacacAAAGAAAACCTGAGTAAATACCAAGTGcagttttcatttattaagaaaaTCTATCCTAATCTACCTGGTCCCTAAACTCTTCTAAACTAAAGTAACTGGCCCTTGTTCCAGCAtgaacagcctgtttaaggccAAACAATCTCAATCTGATTTCAggctggactttgactgggtcaCTCCCAaaccttcatttatttattgagccattcagaggtggacttgctgctgtgttttgggGACTTCACACTCCAACAGATGCattagagcagcggtccccaacccccgggcctcggaccggtaccggtccgtgagtcgtttggtaccgggccgcgagagttgaggctcaggtgtgaaatgtatggttttcaggatttttatcggtttttagcattattttgttatcgttttaatcgttaactcggttttcctgggtcttttcacgtgtgttatgaataaatcgtctttttttcggtaccggtactggttttattttgttgtatttatccgcgacaccttaaaggccggtccgtgaaaatattgtcaggcatgaaccggtccgtggcgcaaaaaaggttggggaccgctgtcttAGAGAgtaacttggggttcagtattttgcccaaggatattttaCACGTAGATCTAAACAGcgagggatcgaaccaccaacctcctGAGCTGCAGACACCCGCTGTTCCCGAGGCAGCAAGTCTTTGTGTTCTTTCGTCCCCTTAATGAATGaaataatgatttaaaaactgcatttgtatttatttgatttatctTTGGCTATTTAAGAAACATTTAAGTctaacaaatatgaaaaaaaaggtaaatgaGGAAAGGGGAAATACTTTTATACTCTATATTATACTTAAATATACAGTACTGTAAAACAGTTTTACAGCActgtatattttatttcttgatattaaaataacacaaatcAATAATATCTCTCTCTACGTGGGATTTCCTCTAGAGATGTTTCTGACCATGGCTTCCACATGGGATATGGAGTTGCTGTTCTTAATGGCATCATGGCCATGCTCACCATCATCTGGAGTctctgctgacacacacacacacacacacagagtcatgCAAGTCAAGGGAAATAACCACAGTAGTTTTAATGTgctgttattgctgctaaaacaTGTGATCACACAGCTGTGCACTAACTGAAGACACCTTCTGTAAACACTGGTGATGAAGCTGCGGCTTACATGATTACACACAGCCTGCGTATACCATCCTGCAGTACTGGATTAAAGCTCTGCATGTGGGTCTGTAAGCAATTCAAACTCTGACATACTGTATTTCTTCAGATGAGACTGTGCACAGTGTTGATTAACCACCCAAACAGGAATGTTACATGCTCAGGTCTAAAGCTAACATGGCAGCTTTGGTcaaatttgaaaaacaaaacaaaacaaaagaattaAACTTTTTACTGCTGATGAATTGTTTTCGTCTTTATTTCCACTGGTCGGCTCTCTTCACCTGGGCTGGTTAGTGTAAGGTTTTCCCTGAAGGCTGATCAAAGCTTTGAAAGTTGTTAAAAAGACAGAACAATTCTTCAATGtctttaaaaagctttaaagagTTTTAATTGCATTAACAATTTATAGCAAAGTGCATTCTgcagttttaatatttaataagaTTTGTGGTTTACATGCCAAACTCTCATTTTATCAGATTAAATTCAGTGGCCTTTCCACTTGTAAATGCTTTGGTAGATTAAAGGTTTTGGAACATGTTAATAATAATCAGCTTATGAAGAAAGTGTTATTTTCTTTAACAAGAAGTTTCCACATTTTCCCTCCAGTGGGTCAGAGCCGTTTCATGCCATGACAGGGACCTAACTTTATATATGTGGTTTTTATGTTCTAGCTGAAGTGTGTTAATAAAGGGAGCTTATGAATGCTTTcatattatttacattttcctgGTATCAGATGATGATCTGGGGGAAACACCGGAGCATTCCTACGACAGCCAACAGATATAATCTCTGGTAAatgttcccagcacaccctatATTTGATGTTCCAGATTTGTCCACCCTCCTCCCCCACCACCTGATCCAAAGAGCAATTTAGATGGCCCCTATGACAGAtttgtatttacttttttaaatccaGGGACCATCAACAAATCCTATCACTGGGCCCCACCACTGAATCTAGGAAGGGTGCCTGATGACCTGGTGCAGTCTAAACAAACAACATGGGCCCAGCTTCCTGTCGGCTCTCCAAGTGTCAGATGGGATGTCGAGGGCAGAAGCAGTCCAATCCACTAGTGCTGAGGCTGGCCATTGGGGCGCAGAAAATCAGATATTTGAAAGAGcctgagtgagtgtgtgaggtTGATCTAGTTACAACAGATGACTCATCCATCAGATTcccagacagagagagagagaacatgtCTTCACTGCTCTGGAGTCTAGTGGCGGCGTGCTTTACACCACTACGTCTGATGCTTTGCATTGGgcttggtgatgtaaggctgGGATAAGACACCATTCTTGAGTttatctgaaggccacatgaagtttggaggtctgtactGAAAGTTGGCCACTATGTACTTCAGCATCTGAGATTTTACGTTGCCTACCGCTTGGTGGCAGAGTTGCTGTCTTTCCCCATCGCTCCCAAATACACTGTGGAGTATTTAGTAACGAGGGAATGTCAAAACTCACCTTATTGCAGAAGGTGGCATCCCATCACCGTAAAacgctggaattcactgagctcctgagagcaaCGCGTTCTTCCGCAAATGTTTGCAGAAGCAGTCTGCACAGGTGTTTGAGTTTAcacacctgtggccatggaagtgacacttttcaattcaattttatttatatagcgccaaatcacaacagcagtcgcctcaaggcgctttatattgtacagtagatacagagaaaaatccaacaatcatatgaccccctatgagcaagcactttggcgacagtgggaaggaaaaactcccttttaacaggaagaaacctccgacaggctcagggaggggcggggccatctgctgggactggttggggtgagagaaggaagacaggggctacgtccacacgtacacgggtatttttgaaaacggagattttccgttttcgttttaaaagataatcccgtccacacgtaaacgcagaaatgaaggaaaacgctgctaggaacatgccaaagcaacaggtggcgatatattcctaaccgtgtagaaatgttggccaatcagaggtctagaagcctcggtaggaaatagtaaacaaagatggggcatagaaacagaaccgagtcgtatgtgtggagggacagtaactatgtgtgtatatgtaagcatttaaacactgcagagagtacaattaacagtaacagtattgtagaaattcatttcaccgaaacaataacgtggcgcacagtgtgacgtcaaaaaaggcgcacacctttgacgctgcgttttctccgtttttcttgtccacacgtaaatgcaaaaacggagttttcgaaaatatccaccctggcaggcgtttttagaaatctccgttttcagtgactgaaaacgccgtttacgtgtggacgaaaggtgcaaacgcatagaaaaatctgcgttttcaaaaatacccgggtacgtgtggacgtagcaaggataaagacatgctgtggaagagagacagaggttaataacagatatgattcgatgcagagaggtctattaacacatagtgagtgagaaaggtgactggaaaggaaaaactcaatgcatcatgggaatcccccggcaggctaggcctattgcagcataactaagggaggattcagggtcacctggtccagccctaactatatgctttagcaaaaaggaaagtttgaagcctaatcttgaaagtagagatagtgtctgtctcctggatccaaactggaagctggttccacagaagaggggcctgaaaactgaaggctctgcctcccattctacttttaaatactctaggaacaacaagtaggcctgcagtgtgagagcgaagtgctctaatagggtgatatggtactacaaggtcattaagataagatggggcctgattatttaagaccttgtatgtacCTGAATTCACtgatttggatgggtgagtgaatacttttggcagtaTAGTGTGTGCTTTCACTTTCCAGTCACAAAAGTCATATTTAAAATCCTTAATGAAAGAAGACCTGAAGACCCTCATTGGGTATTTTGTGTAGACCTTTCCAGCGGTTATGGCCAAACAAAGCTCTCTGAAGCTTGTCaacagtcctctctggtgacatctggtggccaacAATATGAAGAAGAGCTTGAATCTACAACGTGTACTGCTTCATTGTGAGTCCATCAAGCCttgacacagtgcttctgatgcagtgtgttgttgtttttttgacacACGCACCGGAGCGtcagtttttattgtctttgcaaAGATGAGAGCAAAAACTTTTTCCATCATTGTTTAATAAATTGGCCTCCAGTGATCCAGATATAATTGATCCTTGTTTAATCTGGTTATGTGTGGAGTTCCCCATTATCGTTTAATTcctgaaacacagcaggcagaaACAGAGCTGTAAAATTACATGTCTTTATTCATCTACACTCTCCTTCTGATTCATCATTGCCTCGTCATTTGTCATCTTTCACCCGAGTTACCTCAGGCAGGCTGAAGTCACCGATTCTTTGAATTCCTGATATTGTCTTGTAATTTCTCAAAGAAATGTTAGATGAGGAATTCAGTTTTTGAAAAAGCCGGGCCAAATAGGAAAAGAACTCTGATGAACTATTAATGGGAGTCTTATCCATTCAaagaaagactttgaaatattaaagaaaaaaattctcCTTCTTCGAGCCATTTCCCTCTGGATCTGAAAAACGCTACCCTGGCCTTATCCTCTCTGTCACTGTTACATTGTTAGAGGTCAGTCATGAACCAGAATAAACTGTATGGGATTTATATTGATATTAAGATTACCCATCAATCTGAATTTTCTGTATCCATCTCCACGGCTGACCACAGAACATTCCTTATAAAATTGCGACACCTGCTGATTGGTTTGTGCCAAAGGAAACTCAGATATCAGTTTCCTGTTGGCTGTGCATGGCATTCCTGAATCAAATACAATTCAGCACTTTGTTTCTGTACAGTAAAGTAACAGAAGCTTTCTTTAACACTTGTGCAATAATCAGGAGCACTGAAATGGACACTATGTGAAAGACACCAGCAGTTCCACCCAGTGATGTTTTTAATCACAAGTAAAGTCTAATCCTCAGCTCTGCCATGTGCTTCCTGCCAGTAAAAGACTGgttcatgacttttattttgaaaattattCATATAgaacaaaaatctgtttttatgtgtttaaaacCAGAATAACAGTGGGAACAATGCTGGGCCTAACTTCCAAATCTTCTTAAGACATCCATCTCCTTCTTTCCTGCACAAACCTCTGTCTTAGATTAGTCTCCCAGATTATCACtaatcacaaaaacagaaaccagAAATCACAGGTGTCATGCTCTCAGTGAGTCTGCTGCTTGTGTCACTGGAAATCCACTAAAAGTTCAGTAATGCTGGGATATCAGCTAGAAGATCCTAAATGTGCTGCAAGACAGTGTGGAAATAATGCAGGAAAGGTGGCTGAAAACAGACATTCTCAGCTGCCAAAAAGCTCTTTACAAAGTCCAAACATCTGCTGCATTACACAGAGGCTCGTGCCACAGCTGATGTTCTTATGAAACGTTTTCATGCACCTTTCATGCTTTTCTTCATATTCCTACCCCACTGCATCTCATCAGGATCAACATCGTCaagattcaattttatttatacagcgccaagtCACAACAAGTTGCctaaaggtgctttatattataaagtagaccctacaataatacataaaaaAGATGCTGCTTGAAGGCACAATCCTCACATTGTgtaattatttaacaaaaactgtgTGCACCACTGGTGAAATTCAACTTTGTAAAGAAAAGTGAGTCTGCATTTCTGTGTGAGTTGGAGCTGATAAGTTACTGTTGCCAAAGGTGGTTCTGCACACTGTTGCATAACGAGGGAGGGTGGATTAtattttcacacactgcttctgcattttggacAAGTTATTGTGAACTAAACAATATCACAGTGTGATAGGTCGTGCTGTTCACCTGAGGTTGTATTTACTTCATATTAGAACCTGGTAATAACCAGATGATTCGTCTTATGATATCTAGACAGATAAAACCTTAGATGTGGCAGAGGATGATCCTGGAATATGAAGTCTGTACTTTGGTTTAAAACTTTAGAGGACGCTGATGCCACCAGCAGGGATGGCAGACCACTAGGTTTTGATTTGATGACCTCAAGCTATGAGAAGGgcatatacagtggcttgcaaaagaactttcccacattttctcacattacagccacaaacatgaatcaattttattggaattccaggtgaaagaccaatacaaagtggtgtacacgtgagaagagGAACGAAAATCCCAAtcacattgattcatgtttgtggctgtaatgtgacaaaatgtggaaaagttcaagggggccaaatacttttgcaagccactgtatatataaatCTAAATTTAGCGATATAGTGAGCATCTATGTAACACTCTGAATGTTAAAACTACAATGTTACAATGGAACCTAGATCTGATTGGTA
Coding sequences within:
- the arl6ip6 gene encoding ADP-ribosylation factor-like protein 6-interacting protein 6 isoform X2; the encoded protein is MEPARSARRNGPKPWPVVALSVLGSAGAVAAVGFLCALIYPILKELRAERVTGEDGTEEKMLGFWSILVLSVLVGCICCGFSWMLTYLDSFQPGMEFPTLRTVAHFRDVSDHGFHMGYGVAVLNGIMAMLTIIWSLC
- the arl6ip6 gene encoding ADP-ribosylation factor-like protein 6-interacting protein 6 isoform X1; its protein translation is MLGQEPARSARRNGPKPWPVVALSVLGSAGAVAAVGFLCALIYPILKELRAERVTGEDGTEEKMLGFWSILVLSVLVGCICCGFSWMLTYLDSFQPGMEFPTLRTVAHFRDVSDHGFHMGYGVAVLNGIMAMLTIIWSLC